The following nucleotide sequence is from Acidovorax radicis.
CTGCACATGGCAGCGCCCGAGGGCGCCACGCTGGTGATGTTGTGCCGCAGTGGTGTGCGCTCCATCGCGGCGGCACGCCGGGCGACCGAACTGGGCTACAAGGCCTACAACATCCTGGAGGGTTTCGAGGGCGACGCCGACGCACAGGGCCACCGCGGCCAACGCGGGGGCTGGCGTTTTCAGGGCCTGCCGTGGCGGCAGGGCTGATGGCCGGGCCATCGGTTTCTGTTTGCTCCTGAAAATATAGCTGTTGGCGCTTGATGGATAAACGCTCCCCGCTATTTTTGTCGAAGCGGGTATTGATGTGTTCGGCGGCGAAGTGTGCAGCTTCTGGCCCGCACAGATCTTGTCGGAATCACTCGGCAGGCGCCTGTTCCCCCCGCGAATTGGCGGAGCCCTGCGGGCATCTCCGTCAAACCGCGTGGTGAAGGCCGCCGCAGCCCCTGCACCGCAGGCCGGGCAAAACTCGGGATAATCCGCCGCATGACTTTCATGGCCATCGACGTCGGCAACACCCGTCTCAAATGGGCGTTGTATGACGCCCCCCGCCCCGGGGCCGCACTGCTGGCCCACGGCGCCGAGTTTCTGGACAACATCGACAAGCTCGCAGAGGGAAGCTGGGCCTCGTTGCCGCCGCCGGATCGCATGCTCGGTTGCGTGGTGGCCGGCGATGCGGTCAAACGCCGCGTGCAAGAGCAAATGGAGCTGTGGGACGTCACGCCTTCCTGGGTGGTTTCGTCCGCACAGGAGGCCGGGCTGACCAATGGCTACGACCACCCCTCGCGCCTGGGGTCAGACCGCTGGGTGGCCATGATCGGTGCGCGCCACCATGTGCTGGCGCAGGGCCCGGCACGCCCGCTGGTGCTGGTGATGGTGGGCACGGCGGTCACGGTGGAATGTGTGGATGCGCAAGGGCATTTTCTGGGGGGGCTCATCCTGCCGGGCCACGGCATCATGCTGCGCGCCCTGGAGTCCGGCACCGCTGGGCTGCATGTGCCCACGGGCGAGGTGCGCCTGTTCCCGTCCAACACCAGCGATGCACTCACCAGCGGCGGCACCTATGCCATTGCAGGCGCCGTGGAGCGCATGGTGCAGCATGTTTTGCAGCACTGTGGCGAAGAGCCTGCGTGCCTCATGACGGGGGGCGCGGGCTGGAAGATGTCGCCCAGCATGACCCGTCCCTTCGAGCTGGTGGACAACCTGATCTTCGATGGCCTTCTGGAAATCGCCTTTCGCCGCTTTGGCGGGTAATCAGATCGCAGCCTGGTCCCCCAGGGCGCTGCGCGCGGTCTGCGGGTCGTGAAACTGGCGCGGCGGCCCGCGTCAGAGCTGCCGTGCTGGCGGCGGATACCAAGGCGCAGAGCGCCACAGGGGGGTTATTCCTCCAGTTCCGTCTTCGCCATCTCTACATCCAGCCGCTCCATGGCGTCGACGGGCGTGGTGGCGGCGGCTTTTTCATAGAGCT
It contains:
- a CDS encoding type III pantothenate kinase, whose amino-acid sequence is MTFMAIDVGNTRLKWALYDAPRPGAALLAHGAEFLDNIDKLAEGSWASLPPPDRMLGCVVAGDAVKRRVQEQMELWDVTPSWVVSSAQEAGLTNGYDHPSRLGSDRWVAMIGARHHVLAQGPARPLVLVMVGTAVTVECVDAQGHFLGGLILPGHGIMLRALESGTAGLHVPTGEVRLFPSNTSDALTSGGTYAIAGAVERMVQHVLQHCGEEPACLMTGGAGWKMSPSMTRPFELVDNLIFDGLLEIAFRRFGG